One genomic region from Nitrospira sp. encodes:
- the radA gene encoding DNA repair protein RadA: MKSKIVFSCQTCGHQAPRWLGRCPDCGGWNTMKEERQAATGKGRPAAIKTAQPKATPIGEIEVVGEDRRLTRIGEFDRVLGGGVIPGAVILIGGDPGIGKTTLLLQALPRLATKEAPVLYVSGEESPRQIKMRGQRLGIEHPHLLILAETSLEQILKAVQETGPAAVVIDSIQTVYTEQITSAPGSISQVQEVAGQLMWFAKRAGVPVFIIGHVTKEGAIAGPRLLEHIVDTVLYFEGDKGHSYRILRAVKNRFGSTNEIGVFEMKEVGLEEVNNPSELFLAERPERSTGSVVVSSLEGTRPILVELQALVSSTTYAMPKRMANGVEVNRVSLLLAVMEKRLGVHLSGQDVYVNVVGGMHIDEPAIDLGIVAAVTSSLREVPVEPGTLLLGEVGLGGEVRAVSQAELRIRESAKMGFKRCILPERNLTKLDPIEGMELIGIQELREALDVVLA; the protein is encoded by the coding sequence TTGAAATCCAAGATCGTCTTTTCTTGCCAAACCTGTGGACATCAGGCGCCACGGTGGCTCGGCCGCTGTCCTGACTGCGGCGGCTGGAATACGATGAAAGAGGAGCGGCAAGCGGCGACCGGAAAAGGGCGACCTGCTGCCATAAAGACCGCTCAGCCCAAGGCCACGCCTATCGGTGAAATTGAAGTGGTGGGAGAGGATCGTCGGCTCACCCGTATCGGTGAATTCGATCGTGTCTTGGGCGGTGGGGTGATTCCCGGCGCGGTCATTCTCATCGGGGGCGATCCTGGAATCGGGAAGACAACGCTACTCTTGCAAGCCTTGCCACGGTTGGCGACCAAGGAGGCGCCTGTTCTCTACGTTTCCGGGGAAGAGTCTCCTCGGCAGATCAAGATGCGTGGGCAGCGGCTCGGCATCGAGCATCCGCATCTGTTGATTCTCGCCGAAACTTCTCTCGAACAAATTCTGAAAGCCGTCCAGGAAACTGGGCCAGCTGCGGTGGTGATCGATTCGATTCAGACAGTGTATACAGAACAAATTACCTCCGCTCCCGGTAGCATCAGTCAAGTTCAGGAAGTCGCCGGACAGCTGATGTGGTTTGCGAAACGAGCCGGTGTCCCGGTCTTTATCATCGGGCATGTGACCAAAGAAGGGGCCATTGCCGGGCCGCGGCTGCTGGAACATATCGTCGATACGGTCTTATACTTTGAAGGCGATAAAGGGCACAGCTATCGGATTCTCCGTGCCGTGAAGAATCGTTTTGGATCGACGAACGAAATCGGGGTCTTCGAAATGAAGGAGGTGGGGCTCGAAGAGGTGAATAACCCATCAGAGTTGTTTCTGGCGGAACGTCCTGAACGGAGTACCGGATCTGTGGTTGTGTCGAGTCTCGAAGGTACGAGACCGATACTGGTTGAACTGCAAGCGTTGGTGTCCTCAACCACCTACGCGATGCCTAAACGAATGGCGAACGGGGTGGAGGTCAATCGAGTCTCGCTTCTGCTCGCCGTGATGGAGAAACGGCTTGGGGTGCATCTTTCCGGGCAGGACGTGTATGTGAATGTCGTTGGAGGCATGCATATCGACGAACCGGCGATTGACTTGGGGATCGTCGCGGCTGTCACATCGAGTTTACGGGAGGTGCCTGTCGAGCCAGGGACGTTATTGTTGGGAGAAGTAGGCCTGGGAGGCGAGGTACGTGCCGTCAGTCAGGCTGAATTGCGTATTCGTGAGTCCGCCAAGATGGGGTTCAAGCGATGCATTCTGCCTGAACGAAATCTGACGAAGCTCGATCCCATCGAGGGTATGGAGCTGATCGGTATTCAGGAACTGCGGGAGGCATTGGATGTGGTGTTGGCGTAG